The Scomber japonicus isolate fScoJap1 chromosome 13, fScoJap1.pri, whole genome shotgun sequence genome includes a window with the following:
- the pcp4a gene encoding calmodulin regulator protein PCP4a: MARWDATEDSWRQASGAMTGNSKPSAGQDEKKNNVPEDFDIDMENPETEKAAVAIQSQFRKFQKKKQDVKS; this comes from the exons ATGGCACGCTGGGACGCCACAGAAGAtagctgg AGACAAGCATCTGGAGCAATGACTGGAAACAGCAAACCATCTGCCGGGCAAG ACGAAAAGAAAAACAACGTCCCCGAAGACTTCGACATCGACATGGAAAATCCTGAGACGGAGAAGGCTGCCGTTGCCATCCAGTCTCAATTCAGGAAATTCCAGAAAAAGAAGCAGGATGTGAAGTCGTAg